From one Halosimplex rubrum genomic stretch:
- a CDS encoding ABC transporter permease produces MTRTDDTTAESDRAETTSAASPRSDGGQRTASPLDALGETSDHTVENTRRDRLETLYRYYVYTPVSVLWDDWRARIGCALILFYLAMGILGPVVVEPTTVMDGEPLLGPFESWEHPLGTDNTGSDLLSLAVYSTAPILKMMTAGGLFTVTVGTLFGTVAGYKGGLVDTLLSTVTDVFINLPGLPLVIVLAAIFSPKSPWLIGLLLSVASWAGLARSIRSQVLTIREESYAEASRAMGIPTSAIITKDVLPHLMTYISVNLVHASRNVIFGAVGLYFIGVLPFSDPNWGVTMNLAYQYGAHYRMEAVHWLIVPIVSVTGLSMGMILLSQSLDRVFNPRVRASHAETAEEVSAEEVDETDTSASSWF; encoded by the coding sequence GTGACACGTACTGACGACACGACGGCCGAGTCGGACCGGGCGGAAACGACGAGCGCTGCGAGTCCCCGGAGCGACGGCGGACAACGGACGGCTTCGCCGCTCGATGCGCTCGGCGAGACATCGGACCACACCGTCGAGAACACGCGACGAGACCGACTGGAGACGCTCTACCGGTACTACGTCTACACGCCCGTCTCGGTGCTGTGGGACGACTGGCGCGCTCGTATCGGATGCGCGCTGATCCTCTTCTATCTCGCCATGGGGATCCTCGGTCCGGTGGTCGTCGAACCGACGACTGTCATGGACGGTGAGCCGCTGCTTGGGCCGTTCGAGAGCTGGGAGCATCCGCTCGGCACCGACAACACTGGGTCGGACCTCCTCTCGCTGGCCGTCTACTCGACGGCGCCGATCCTGAAGATGATGACGGCCGGCGGGCTGTTCACGGTGACGGTGGGCACGCTCTTCGGCACCGTCGCGGGGTACAAGGGCGGGCTGGTCGACACGTTGCTGAGCACGGTCACCGACGTGTTCATCAACCTCCCGGGCCTCCCGCTGGTGATCGTGCTCGCGGCCATCTTCTCCCCGAAGAGCCCGTGGCTGATCGGGCTCCTCCTCTCGGTCGCCTCCTGGGCCGGTCTCGCCCGTTCGATCCGGTCGCAGGTGCTCACGATCCGCGAGGAGTCCTACGCCGAAGCCTCGCGGGCGATGGGGATCCCCACGAGCGCCATCATCACGAAGGACGTCCTGCCCCACCTCATGACGTACATCTCGGTCAACCTCGTCCACGCGAGCCGGAACGTGATCTTCGGTGCGGTCGGCCTGTACTTCATCGGCGTCCTCCCGTTCTCGGACCCCAACTGGGGGGTCACGATGAACCTCGCCTACCAGTACGGCGCCCACTACCGGATGGAGGCCGTCCACTGGCTGATCGTGCCCATCGTGTCCGTCACCGGGCTCTCGATGGGGATGATCCTCCTCTCGCAGTCGCTGGACCGCGTGTTCAACCCCCGCGTCAGGGCGAGCCACGCCGAGACGGCCGAGGAGGTCTCGGCCGAGGAGGTCGACGAGACGGACACGTCCGCGTCCTCGTGGTTCTGA
- a CDS encoding plastocyanin/azurin family copper-binding protein, which translates to MARFSRRSLLRATGLAAVGAAAGCTNDDTDGPTGTPDSGDIVAGPDGAYAFDPEEYTVSVGETVTWYFDSPTHNVGCRPGDAPQVTLPEGAEPFASYDDGAVGQTVPQGETYEHTFETAGEYTYVCIPHSRQGMVGTVVVEA; encoded by the coding sequence ATGGCACGCTTCTCGCGCCGCTCGCTCCTCCGCGCCACCGGCCTCGCCGCCGTCGGTGCCGCCGCCGGCTGTACGAACGACGATACCGACGGTCCGACGGGGACACCCGACTCCGGCGATATCGTCGCCGGCCCGGACGGCGCCTACGCCTTCGACCCCGAGGAGTACACCGTCTCGGTCGGCGAGACGGTCACCTGGTACTTCGACAGCCCGACGCACAACGTCGGCTGTCGCCCCGGCGACGCCCCGCAGGTCACCCTGCCGGAGGGCGCCGAGCCGTTCGCAAGCTACGACGACGGGGCGGTCGGGCAGACGGTTCCGCAGGGCGAGACCTACGAGCACACCTTCGAGACGGCCGGCGAGTACACCTACGTCTGCATCCCCCACTCCCGCCAGGGGATGGTCGGGACGGTCGTCGTCGAGGCGTAG
- a CDS encoding hybrid sensor histidine kinase/response regulator translates to MTQSIRVLLVDGDRAFTETATERLEAAARPFDVTAVERADEALDRLDARRVDCIVTGNRLPDRSGLWLLDAVRERRPEIPVILAARKGEAVAERAIDAGAAEFLRKDTPDQYALLAHRIDDAVGSAGPVDRGPVGAAERVDGGTAEPVDGAAERADEVDWPRLVVGHMSEGVYVVDGDYRFRFADHRMDQPPAAIDGGLEGERLPVLAETGILEPEDVRRVTEAVDDVVGDGAAERHVEFESPVESPTRAVDLRAVPVHTGEGERFALLTTRDVTERRERERELARYETLVEEVTDIVTVLDETGVIEYQSPAAKHVLGYEPGELVGETVFEYIHPEDHETVAERFAAFVERPGATEGIEFRMRTAAGEWRWIESKATNRTETAFDGYVVTSRDMTERKRREGRLSALHEATRAFMEAPDRGSVAERAVETARDVLDMPVNGLWFYDPETDALEPAAITDEAADLLGTAPTYDSGESLSWEAFQSGEVRVYDDLSTAEGLLNPDTPISSELILPLGEHGVLNLGATTEQAFDDVDVSLARILANTTEAALARADRESELRRRREELARQNERLEEFASIVSHDLRNPLNVLAGCLEMIDADDDDYLDLCERSVERMEQLIEDILTLTRQGERVDAVEPVDIATVARTSWGTVATGDATLHVDAGTVVEADESRLRRLFENLFRNAVEHGSTSPASQAPEDAVEHAGDGVTVRVGALDDEPGFFVEDDGPGIPADRRDRVFESGFSTASGGTGLGLSIVAQTADAHGWDVRVTDADGDGSGARFEVVGVDEA, encoded by the coding sequence ATGACGCAGTCGATCCGTGTGTTGCTCGTCGACGGCGACCGGGCGTTCACGGAGACGGCCACCGAGCGGCTCGAAGCGGCGGCGAGACCGTTCGACGTGACCGCGGTGGAGCGGGCCGACGAGGCGCTCGACCGACTCGACGCCCGACGGGTCGACTGCATCGTCACCGGGAACCGGCTCCCCGACCGGAGCGGGCTGTGGCTCCTCGACGCCGTCCGCGAGCGCCGTCCGGAGATCCCGGTGATCCTCGCGGCCCGGAAGGGCGAAGCCGTCGCCGAACGAGCGATCGACGCCGGCGCGGCCGAGTTCCTCCGGAAGGACACGCCCGACCAGTACGCCCTCCTGGCCCACCGGATCGACGACGCGGTCGGGTCGGCCGGGCCAGTCGACCGCGGTCCGGTCGGCGCCGCCGAACGGGTCGACGGCGGGACCGCCGAGCCCGTCGACGGCGCGGCCGAGCGCGCCGACGAGGTCGACTGGCCGCGGCTGGTGGTCGGGCACATGAGCGAGGGGGTGTACGTCGTCGACGGCGACTACCGGTTCCGGTTCGCGGACCACCGGATGGACCAGCCGCCGGCGGCGATCGACGGCGGGCTGGAGGGGGAGCGACTGCCGGTGCTGGCCGAGACGGGCATCCTCGAACCGGAGGACGTGCGGCGGGTGACGGAGGCCGTCGACGACGTGGTCGGGGACGGCGCGGCCGAACGCCACGTCGAGTTCGAGTCGCCGGTCGAGTCGCCGACCAGAGCGGTCGACCTCAGGGCCGTTCCCGTCCATACCGGCGAGGGCGAGCGGTTCGCGCTGCTGACGACCCGCGACGTGACCGAGCGCCGCGAGCGCGAGCGGGAACTGGCGCGCTACGAGACGCTGGTCGAGGAGGTCACCGATATCGTCACGGTCCTCGACGAGACGGGAGTCATCGAGTACCAGAGCCCCGCCGCCAAGCACGTGCTGGGCTACGAGCCCGGGGAACTGGTCGGCGAGACGGTGTTCGAGTATATCCACCCGGAGGACCACGAGACGGTCGCCGAGCGGTTCGCGGCGTTCGTCGAGCGACCGGGCGCGACCGAGGGCATCGAGTTCCGGATGCGGACCGCCGCGGGCGAGTGGCGCTGGATCGAGTCGAAGGCGACCAACCGGACGGAGACGGCTTTCGATGGGTACGTCGTCACCTCGCGGGACATGACGGAGCGCAAGCGCCGCGAGGGGCGGCTGAGCGCGCTCCACGAGGCGACGCGGGCGTTCATGGAGGCGCCCGACCGCGGCTCGGTGGCCGAACGGGCCGTCGAGACAGCGCGTGACGTGCTGGACATGCCCGTCAACGGGCTCTGGTTCTACGACCCGGAGACGGACGCCCTCGAACCCGCGGCGATCACCGACGAGGCCGCCGACCTGCTCGGCACGGCGCCGACCTACGACAGCGGCGAGAGCCTCTCCTGGGAGGCCTTCCAGTCGGGGGAGGTCCGCGTCTACGACGACCTCTCGACGGCCGAGGGACTGTTGAACCCCGACACGCCGATCAGCAGCGAGCTGATACTCCCCCTGGGCGAGCACGGCGTGTTGAACCTCGGTGCGACCACCGAGCAGGCCTTCGACGATGTGGACGTGTCGCTCGCCCGGATCCTCGCGAACACGACCGAGGCCGCGCTCGCGCGGGCCGACCGCGAGAGCGAACTCAGACGCCGCCGCGAGGAGCTGGCCCGCCAGAACGAACGGCTCGAGGAGTTCGCGAGCATCGTCAGCCACGACCTCCGGAACCCGCTGAACGTCCTCGCCGGCTGCCTGGAGATGATCGACGCCGACGACGACGACTACCTCGACCTGTGCGAGCGGTCGGTCGAGCGGATGGAACAGCTCATCGAGGACATCCTGACGCTGACCCGCCAGGGCGAGCGCGTCGACGCGGTCGAACCGGTGGACATCGCGACGGTCGCCCGGACGAGCTGGGGGACCGTCGCCACCGGCGACGCGACACTCCACGTCGACGCCGGGACGGTCGTCGAGGCCGACGAGTCGCGGCTCCGCCGGCTCTTCGAGAACCTGTTCCGCAACGCCGTGGAGCACGGCTCCACGAGCCCTGCTTCGCAGGCTCCCGAGGACGCTGTCGAGCACGCCGGCGACGGCGTGACCGTCCGCGTGGGCGCCCTCGACGACGAGCCGGGCTTTTTCGTCGAAGACGACGGGCCGGGCATCCCGGCGGACCGCCGCGACAGAGTGTTCGAGAGCGGCTTCTCGACCGCGTCGGGCGGCACCGGACTCGGCCTCTCTATCGTCGCACAGACCGCCGACGCCCACGGCTGGGACGTTCGCGTGACCGACGCCGACGGTGACGGCTCGGGCGCGCGCTTCGAGGTCGTCGGCGTCGACGAAGCGTGA
- a CDS encoding methyl-accepting chemotaxis protein: protein MAEITLMVLFDFVAAAAFAGAVVVGVLNWRDTDLERGFWVNFTFGATLGLLWTGSVLLEWLGVAPALMNALSMMFLGTTIGVYAVGSTGTMAVVDDMKTATEEADRARREAVELQEDAEDARLEAEQASEAAEEAKERAEREREQARQLSETLERKATEFGDVMGAAAAGDLTRRMDAEADNEAMAEIAASFNGMMDDLEETVREIRSFADEVGASSEEVEAGATESQSASEQVAESMQAVSADADEQNDRLQSVATEMSTLSGAVEEVAASADELDHATGEAVAVGEAGREAAGEAIDELDAIETKADETVDEVETLAAEMSEIGEVVDMIAEIAEQTNMLALNASIEAARAGEAGEGFAVVADEIKGLAAEAAEATDEVERLITDIQESTEGTVTNIREMTDRVDSGAATTGEALDALEEMAETVRTAHDSITEISAATDDQAASTEEVASMVDEVSEMAGRIDTESDQVSAAAEEQTASLTQAADNARSLADRADDLRELLDEFVVGDAATGGNAATPAATDGGLDPGE from the coding sequence GTGGCTGAGATAACGCTGATGGTCCTGTTCGACTTCGTCGCGGCGGCCGCGTTCGCGGGCGCGGTCGTCGTCGGCGTCCTGAACTGGCGGGACACGGACCTCGAACGCGGGTTCTGGGTCAACTTCACGTTCGGGGCGACGCTGGGGCTGCTGTGGACCGGTTCGGTCCTGCTGGAGTGGCTCGGCGTCGCGCCGGCGCTGATGAACGCCCTGAGCATGATGTTCCTCGGGACGACGATCGGCGTCTACGCCGTCGGGTCGACGGGGACGATGGCGGTCGTCGACGACATGAAGACCGCGACGGAGGAAGCTGACCGGGCGCGCCGGGAGGCCGTCGAGTTACAGGAGGACGCCGAGGACGCACGGTTGGAGGCCGAACAGGCGAGCGAAGCGGCCGAAGAGGCGAAAGAACGGGCCGAACGCGAGCGCGAGCAGGCCCGGCAGTTGAGCGAGACGCTCGAACGGAAGGCGACCGAGTTCGGCGACGTGATGGGCGCGGCCGCGGCGGGCGACCTCACCCGGCGGATGGACGCCGAGGCCGACAACGAGGCGATGGCGGAGATCGCCGCGTCGTTCAACGGGATGATGGACGACCTGGAGGAGACGGTTCGGGAGATCCGGTCGTTCGCGGACGAGGTCGGGGCGTCGAGCGAGGAGGTCGAGGCGGGCGCGACCGAGAGCCAGTCGGCCAGCGAGCAGGTCGCCGAGTCGATGCAGGCGGTCTCGGCCGACGCCGACGAGCAGAACGACCGCCTCCAGTCGGTCGCCACGGAGATGAGCACGCTCTCGGGCGCCGTCGAGGAGGTGGCCGCCTCCGCGGACGAACTCGACCACGCCACGGGCGAGGCCGTCGCGGTCGGGGAGGCCGGCCGCGAGGCCGCCGGCGAGGCGATCGACGAACTCGACGCCATCGAGACCAAGGCCGACGAGACGGTCGACGAGGTGGAGACGCTGGCCGCGGAGATGTCGGAGATCGGCGAGGTGGTCGACATGATCGCCGAGATTGCCGAGCAGACGAACATGCTCGCGCTGAACGCGAGCATCGAGGCCGCCAGAGCCGGCGAGGCCGGCGAGGGCTTCGCCGTCGTCGCCGACGAGATCAAGGGCCTGGCCGCCGAGGCCGCCGAGGCCACCGACGAGGTCGAGCGGCTCATCACGGACATCCAGGAGTCGACGGAGGGGACGGTCACGAACATCCGCGAGATGACCGACCGGGTCGACTCGGGCGCCGCGACCACCGGCGAAGCGCTGGACGCCCTCGAGGAGATGGCCGAGACGGTCCGGACCGCCCACGACAGCATCACCGAGATCAGCGCCGCGACCGACGACCAGGCCGCCTCCACCGAGGAGGTCGCCAGCATGGTCGACGAGGTCTCGGAGATGGCCGGCCGGATCGACACCGAGTCCGACCAGGTGTCGGCCGCCGCCGAGGAGCAGACCGCCTCGCTCACCCAGGCCGCCGACAACGCCCGCTCGCTCGCCGACCGGGCCGACGACCTCCGGGAGTTGCTCGACGAGTTCGTCGTCGGCGACGCCGCGACCGGCGGCAACGCCGCGACCCCCGCCGCCACCGACGGCGGTCTCGACCCCGGAGAGTGA
- a CDS encoding YIP1 family protein encodes MAVRVFGDPEPFIQRKAATGRLVIPTLIVSAVSVAMSLQAAAVYIALGPAVSEIINAVILLGGYYFLEGFLLWLAFSFALYVLTLAAGGHPLFGHITRIVGWGMAPFVGTGLVWTAGRYYALQDATPPKLAVNSRIEHETNGLAEFMSHAAGEPAFVAAMVAGGLFLAVSGYLWTLGLTKAGELSKARAAVVSAIPLLVFFGWRFLNSAV; translated from the coding sequence ATGGCGGTACGCGTATTCGGGGATCCGGAGCCGTTTATCCAACGCAAAGCAGCGACGGGACGACTCGTGATACCGACCCTCATCGTGAGCGCCGTCTCGGTCGCGATGAGCCTGCAAGCGGCGGCGGTGTACATCGCGCTGGGCCCCGCCGTGTCGGAAATCATCAACGCCGTCATTCTGCTGGGCGGGTACTACTTCCTCGAGGGCTTTCTCCTCTGGCTGGCCTTCTCGTTCGCGCTGTACGTCCTGACGCTGGCAGCGGGCGGCCACCCCCTCTTCGGGCACATCACTCGGATCGTCGGCTGGGGAATGGCGCCGTTCGTCGGAACGGGACTGGTCTGGACGGCTGGCCGCTACTACGCGTTACAGGACGCCACGCCCCCGAAACTGGCCGTCAACAGCCGGATCGAACACGAGACGAACGGGCTGGCGGAGTTCATGAGTCACGCAGCCGGGGAACCGGCGTTCGTCGCCGCGATGGTCGCCGGGGGTCTCTTTCTGGCCGTGAGCGGGTACCTCTGGACGCTCGGCCTTACGAAAGCGGGAGAGCTCAGTAAGGCCCGAGCGGCGGTCGTCTCGGCGATACCACTCCTCGTCTTCTTCGGCTGGCGATTTCTCAACAGCGCCGTTTGA
- a CDS encoding DUF120 domain-containing protein, protein MSEATSAPVGHAELATLKALALSGGLDGDQKVSCSALADRLDASTQTASRRLQRLEEADLVEREIVSDGQWVTVTEAGERALQREYADYRRIFERDASVELHGSITSGMGEGRHYISLPGYMRQFEDKLGYEPFLGTLNVELGEESVRERGRLSSFEPVTIDGWEDDERTYGPAYCYPATVEAENGETFEDAHVISPERTHHGDDQLEIIAPVKLRDQLGLADGSALTIHVTEQR, encoded by the coding sequence ATGTCAGAAGCGACGAGCGCGCCGGTGGGCCACGCGGAGCTGGCGACGCTGAAGGCGCTGGCGCTGTCGGGCGGCCTCGACGGCGACCAGAAGGTGTCCTGTTCGGCGCTGGCCGACCGGCTCGACGCCTCGACGCAGACGGCCTCGCGGCGGCTCCAGCGGCTGGAGGAGGCCGACCTGGTCGAACGGGAGATCGTCAGCGACGGCCAGTGGGTGACCGTCACGGAGGCCGGCGAGCGCGCGCTCCAGCGCGAGTACGCCGACTACCGGCGCATCTTCGAACGGGACGCCAGCGTCGAACTCCACGGGTCGATCACCAGCGGGATGGGCGAGGGCCGCCACTACATCTCGCTGCCGGGCTACATGCGCCAGTTCGAGGACAAACTGGGTTACGAGCCGTTCCTCGGGACGCTCAACGTCGAGCTCGGCGAGGAGAGCGTCCGCGAGCGCGGCCGGCTCTCCTCGTTCGAGCCCGTCACCATCGACGGCTGGGAGGACGACGAGCGCACCTACGGGCCCGCGTACTGCTACCCGGCCACGGTCGAAGCCGAGAACGGCGAGACGTTCGAGGACGCCCACGTCATCAGCCCTGAGCGCACCCACCACGGCGACGACCAGCTCGAGATCATCGCGCCGGTGAAACTCCGCGACCAACTGGGGCTGGCGGACGGCTCCGCTCTCACCATCCATGTCACCGAACAGCGATAG
- the ribB gene encoding 3,4-dihydroxy-2-butanone-4-phosphate synthase produces MTGDASTSTATATATVDRAVDALRRGDPILVHDAADREGEVDVVYPAGAVTPDAVARMRNDAGGLVCVALADAVAVAFDLPYVQDVIDHPAAADHDLGYDERSSFSFTVNHRDTYTGITDEDRALTITELAAAAAAPEETDFAGEFRAPGHVHVLRAAPDLLADRKGHTELAVALADAADLPPAMVVCEMLDDEGGAALSPAAARAYADREGLVYVEGSAVVERLG; encoded by the coding sequence ATGACCGGCGACGCATCGACTTCGACCGCGACCGCGACGGCGACCGTCGACCGGGCGGTCGACGCGCTGCGCCGCGGCGACCCGATCCTCGTCCACGACGCCGCCGACCGCGAGGGCGAGGTCGACGTTGTCTACCCCGCGGGCGCGGTCACGCCCGACGCGGTCGCCCGCATGCGCAACGACGCCGGCGGGCTGGTCTGCGTCGCGCTCGCCGACGCCGTCGCGGTGGCGTTCGACCTGCCGTACGTTCAGGATGTCATCGACCACCCCGCCGCGGCCGACCACGACCTGGGCTACGACGAGCGGTCGTCGTTCTCGTTCACCGTGAACCACCGCGACACCTACACCGGGATTACAGACGAGGACCGGGCGCTCACGATCACCGAACTCGCCGCCGCCGCGGCCGCACCCGAGGAGACGGACTTCGCGGGCGAGTTCCGCGCGCCCGGTCACGTCCACGTCCTCCGGGCGGCGCCCGACCTGCTCGCCGACCGGAAGGGCCACACCGAACTGGCCGTCGCGCTGGCCGACGCCGCCGACCTCCCGCCGGCGATGGTCGTCTGCGAGATGCTCGACGACGAGGGCGGCGCCGCGCTCTCGCCGGCCGCCGCCCGAGCCTACGCCGACCGCGAGGGGCTCGTCTACGTCGAGGGCAGCGCCGTCGTCGAACGGCTCGGGTGA
- a CDS encoding ABC transporter ATP-binding protein, translating into MTVSQTDPDDPLSVSDPILAVSDLTVRFNMDRGVSRVLDDVTLEIGRNEILGVVGESGSGKSMFADSLLDAVVDPGVVTGDITYYPDSGEPVDVLEFGKQERNRYRWEEVSMVFQGAMSSFNPVREIRTHFVETLSAHDEPVSEGMERARQLLSDLYLDPDRVLDAYPHELSGGMKQRALIALSLVLEPEVLVMDEPTAALDLLMQRSIISMIEELKDKYDLTIVFITHDLPLVAGLVDRLAVMYGFELVETAPLETLLRDASHPYTRSLLKSTPNPSMPLDAMEPIAGSSPDPVDPPTGCSYHPRCPLADERCEREDPGGNRVSEDHVVACHHWEDAADAVPMPSDGGGAGDRAGERTPVERDDDGGPGREPSTDPVVSMRDVEVHFEDDGPLDSILSEPEVVRAVDGVDVDIYENDVLVLVGESGCGKTTLGKVGVALQEPTGGRVEYRGQDVWRAKKRLGEIETPYRRIRRSLQIVHQDPGSSLNSMRRVSSMLEAPLKRWQRDKSERERRELILSMLEYVGMAPPEDYVERYPHQLSGGEKQRVALVRALLMNPEVILADEPVSALDVSLRVEIMDLMIELQERFDTSYLFVSHDLSNARYIAGKTDGRIAVMYLGEIVEVGTVDQIMSDPRHPYTRALRWATPELDLGSRESVEAGDGPMRRIDVPDPTDPPRGCRYHTRCSEVIPPAEYDFEQSAWNAVMDLKVAVEREGFDRTEAEAQALEDANGEPTADGSAESLPAAMRDHFGIPEQLSDPDAERVLSTGLEHIAEGRTDAADELFRTEFETVCQARSPETVSVTEDGPDRGVACFLESDRPE; encoded by the coding sequence ATGACGGTCTCCCAGACGGACCCCGACGACCCGCTGTCGGTGTCCGACCCGATCCTGGCGGTCAGCGACCTGACGGTCCGGTTCAATATGGACCGGGGCGTCTCGCGCGTTCTCGACGACGTGACCCTCGAGATCGGGCGAAACGAGATACTCGGTGTCGTCGGCGAGTCCGGGAGCGGGAAGTCGATGTTCGCCGATTCGCTGCTCGACGCGGTCGTCGACCCGGGCGTGGTGACCGGCGACATCACGTACTATCCCGACTCCGGCGAGCCGGTCGACGTGCTCGAATTCGGCAAACAGGAGCGCAATCGATACCGCTGGGAGGAGGTCTCGATGGTGTTCCAGGGGGCGATGAGTTCGTTCAACCCCGTCCGGGAGATCAGAACCCACTTCGTCGAGACGCTGAGCGCTCACGACGAGCCCGTCTCGGAGGGGATGGAGCGAGCGCGCCAGCTGCTCTCGGACCTCTATCTCGACCCCGACCGGGTGCTCGACGCCTACCCGCACGAGCTGAGCGGCGGCATGAAACAGCGCGCGCTCATCGCGCTGTCGCTCGTGCTCGAACCCGAAGTCCTCGTGATGGATGAACCGACCGCCGCGCTGGATCTGTTGATGCAGCGCTCTATCATCTCCATGATCGAGGAGCTGAAAGACAAGTACGACCTCACGATCGTGTTCATCACGCACGACCTCCCGCTGGTCGCGGGCCTCGTCGACCGGCTGGCGGTCATGTACGGCTTCGAGTTGGTCGAGACCGCGCCGCTGGAGACGCTCCTGCGGGATGCGTCCCATCCGTACACCCGGTCGCTGCTGAAGTCGACGCCCAACCCGTCGATGCCGCTCGACGCGATGGAACCGATCGCGGGGTCGAGCCCGGACCCGGTCGACCCGCCGACGGGGTGTTCGTATCATCCGCGGTGTCCGCTCGCCGACGAGCGGTGTGAACGGGAGGACCCCGGCGGGAACCGGGTGTCCGAGGACCACGTGGTCGCCTGTCATCACTGGGAGGACGCGGCGGATGCGGTCCCCATGCCGAGCGATGGCGGCGGTGCCGGGGATCGCGCGGGCGAGCGCACGCCCGTCGAACGGGACGACGACGGCGGCCCCGGACGCGAACCGTCGACGGACCCGGTCGTTTCGATGCGGGACGTCGAGGTCCACTTCGAGGACGACGGGCCGCTGGATTCGATCCTCTCGGAGCCGGAGGTCGTCCGGGCGGTCGACGGCGTCGACGTCGACATCTACGAGAACGACGTGCTGGTGCTGGTCGGCGAGAGCGGCTGCGGGAAGACGACGCTCGGGAAAGTCGGCGTCGCGCTGCAGGAACCGACCGGCGGACGCGTCGAGTACAGGGGACAGGACGTCTGGCGGGCGAAAAAGCGCCTCGGCGAGATCGAGACGCCGTATCGACGGATCCGCCGGTCGCTCCAGATCGTCCACCAGGACCCGGGCAGTTCGCTCAACTCCATGCGACGGGTGAGTTCGATGCTGGAAGCGCCGCTGAAACGCTGGCAGCGGGACAAATCCGAACGGGAGCGGCGGGAACTCATCCTCTCGATGCTCGAATACGTCGGCATGGCGCCCCCCGAAGACTACGTCGAGCGGTACCCCCACCAACTTTCCGGCGGCGAGAAACAGCGGGTCGCGCTGGTCCGTGCGCTCCTGATGAACCCGGAGGTCATCCTCGCCGACGAACCGGTCAGCGCGCTCGACGTGAGCCTGCGGGTGGAGATCATGGACCTGATGATAGAGCTGCAGGAGCGGTTCGACACGTCGTACCTGTTCGTCTCGCACGATCTCTCGAACGCCCGGTACATCGCCGGCAAGACCGACGGCCGGATCGCCGTCATGTACCTCGGCGAGATCGTCGAGGTCGGGACGGTCGACCAGATCATGAGCGACCCGAGACATCCATACACGCGGGCGCTGCGGTGGGCGACGCCGGAACTGGATCTCGGGTCCCGGGAGTCGGTCGAGGCCGGCGACGGACCGATGCGCCGTATCGACGTTCCCGATCCTACCGACCCACCTCGCGGGTGTCGGTATCACACCAGGTGCTCGGAGGTGATCCCCCCGGCCGAGTACGACTTCGAGCAATCGGCGTGGAACGCGGTGATGGACCTCAAAGTCGCTGTCGAGCGGGAGGGGTTCGACCGCACGGAGGCCGAAGCGCAGGCTCTCGAGGATGCGAACGGCGAACCGACTGCCGACGGGTCGGCCGAGTCCCTTCCGGCGGCGATGCGGGACCACTTCGGTATCCCGGAGCAACTGAGCGACCCCGACGCCGAACGGGTGCTGTCGACGGGCCTCGAACACATCGCCGAGGGGCGGACCGATGCCGCTGACGAGCTGTTCAGAACCGAGTTCGAGACGGTCTGTCAGGCCCGGTCCCCGGAGACCGTGTCAGTCACCGAGGACGGTCCCGACCGCGGTGTCGCCTGCTTCCTCGAATCGGATCGACCGGAGTAG